One region of Wyeomyia smithii strain HCP4-BCI-WySm-NY-G18 chromosome 3, ASM2978416v1, whole genome shotgun sequence genomic DNA includes:
- the LOC129727950 gene encoding DNA-directed RNA polymerase II subunit RPB1 — translation MNGDSKAPLRTVKRVQFGILSPDEIRRMSVTEGGIQYAETMEGGRPKLCGLMDPRQGVIERTSRCQTCAGNMTECPGHFGHIDLAKPVFHIGFITKTIKILRCVCFYCSKMLVAPSNPKIKEIVMKSKGQPRKRLAYVYDLCKGKKICEGGEDMDITKDGAPPDPNKKQGHGGCGHYQPSLRRTGLDVIAEWKHVNEDSQEKKIAVTAERVWEILKHITDEECYVLGMDPKFARPDWMIITVLPVPPLAVRPAVVMFGATKNQDDLTHKLSDIIKANNELKKNESTGAAAHVIAENIKMLQFHVATLVDNDMPGMPKAMQKSGKPLKALKSRLKGKEGRIRGNLMGKRVDFSARTVITPDPNLRIDQVGVPRSVAQNMTFPELVTPFNIDRMQELVRRGNSQYPGAKYIVRDNGERIDLRFHPKSSDLHLQCGYKVERHLRDDDLVIFNRQPTLHKMSMMGHRVKVLPWSTFRMNLSCTSPYNADFDGDEMNLHVPQSMETRAEIENIHITPRQIITPQANKPVMGIVQDTLTAVRKMTKRDVFLEKEQMMNLLMFLPTWDGKMPQPCILKPKPLWTGKQIFTLIIPGNVNMIRTHSTHPDEEDDGPYKWISPGDTKVMVEHGELIMGILCKKTLGTSAGSLLHIVFLELGHEIAGRFYGNIQTVVNNWLLLEGHSIGIGDTIADPQTYAEIQRAIRKAKEDVIGVIQKAHNMELEPTPGNTLRQTFENQVNRILNDARDKTGGSAKKSLTEYNNLKAMVVSGSKGSNINISQVIACVGQQNVEGKRIPFGFRKRTLPHFIKDDYGPESRGFVENSYLAGLTPTEFYFHAMGGREGLIDTAVKTAETGYIQRRLIKAMESVMVHYDGTVRNSVGQLIQLRYGEDGLCGETVEFQNLPTIKLSNKVFEKRYRFDPSNERNLRRIFNEEVIKELTESADVIQEIEAEYEQLMRDREALRQIFPNGDSKVVLPCNLQRMIWNVQKIFHINKRAPTDLSPLKVIQGVRELLQKCVIVAGTDRLSKQANENATLLFQCLVRSTLCTKYVAEEFRLNNEAFEWLIGEIETRFQQAQCNPGEMVGALAAQSLGEPATQMTLNTFHFAGVSSKNVTLGVPRLKEIINISKRPKAPSLTVFLTGGAARDAEKAKNVLCRLEHTTLRKVTANTAIYYDPDPQRTVIAEDQEFVNVYYEMPDFDPTRISPWLLRIELDRKRMTDKKLTMEQIAEKINAGFGDDLNCIFNDDNADKLVLRIRIMNNEDNKFQENEEENMDKMEDDMFLRCIEANMLSDMTLQGIEAIGKVYMHLPQTDAKRRIVITPEGEFKAIGEWLLETDGTSMMKVLSERDVDPVRTASNDICEIFQVLGIEAVRKSVEKEMNNVLQFYGLYVNYRHLALLCDVMTAKGHLMAITRHGINRQDTGALMRCSFEETVDVLNDAAVHAEVDPMRGVSENIIMGQLPRMGTGCFDLLLDAEKCKLGMEIPHTSIMGATGMFFGPGATPSMSPVMTPWQQSQTPGYGGWSPSGPPSGMTPGGPSFSPSAQSDASGMSPSWSPMPGSPSSPGPSMSPYFPSSPSASPSYSPSSPNYAAASPGGASPCYSPTSPSYSPTSPNYSPTSPRYSPTSPNYSPTSTHYSPTSPSYSPTSPLFSPTATYAPSSPAYSPTSPSYSPTSPYSPTSPSYSPTSPAYSPTSPSYSPSSTSYSPTSPSYSPTSPSYSPTSPNYTPATPSYSPTSPNYSPSSPHYSPTSPSYSPSSPKYSPTSPSYSPTSPSYGGSPQYTPTSPQYSPTSPKYSPTSPSYSPSSPQHSPGSSSSNYMVSSPTYSPSTARYSPNMSSYSPGSQKYSPTSPVYTPTSPHYSPSSPAYSPTPQGYSPSSPASPTYSPTSPSYEESPED, via the exons ATGAACGGAGACTCGAAAGCACCGCTTCGGACGGTGAAAAGGGTGCAGTTCGGCATTTTATCACCGGATGAAATCCGACGGATGTCAGTTACGGAAGGTGGCATTCAGTATGCTGAAACCATGGAGGGTGGTCGACCGAAGTTATGCGGCTTGATGGATCCCCGTCAAG GTGTCATCGAGCGCACATCTCGGTGTCAGACTTGTGCTGGCAATATGACCGAATGCCCGGGCCATTTTGGTCACATAGATTTAGCTAAGCCGGTATTTCATATCGGTTTCATTACTAAAACTATAAAAATTTTGCGCTGCGTATGCTTTTACTGCTCTAAGATGCTGGTTGCTCCGAGCAATCCGAAAATAAAGGAAATTGTCATGAAATCCAAGGGGCAGCCACGCAAACGATTGGCCTATGTATACGATCTGTGCAAAGGTAAAAAGATTTGTGAAGGTGGAGAAGACATGGACATAACAAAAGACGGCGCTCCGCCAGATCCCAATAAAAAGCAAGGTCATGGTGGTTGCGGTCATTATCAGCCATCGCTGCGCCGAACTGGATTGGACGTGATTGCCGAGTGGAAGCACGTTAATGAGGATTCGCAGGAAAAAAAGATTGCTGTCACGGCGGAACGAGTTTGGGAAATTTTGAAACATATTACCGATGAAGAGTGCTATGTACTGGGAATGGATCCAAAGTTCGCTCGTCCAGATTGGATGATCATTACTGTACTTCCAGTTCCACCATTGGCAGTTAGACCTGCCGTTGTTATGTTTGGTGCAACAAAGAATCAGGACGATTTAACCCACAAACTTTCAGACATCATTAAAGCCAACAATGAATTAAAGAAGAACGAATCTACCGGCGCAGCAGCCCATGTAATTGCCGAGAATATAAAAATGTTACAGTTCCACGTTGCAACATTGGTCGATAACGATATGCCTGGAATGCCCAAGGCTATGCAAAAAAGTGGAAAACCACTAAAGGCCCTGAAATCTCGCTTGAAGGGCAAAGAAGGACGTATTCGTGGTAATTTGATGGGAAAACGTGTGGACTTTTCGGCTCGTACTGTTATTACTCCGGATCCAAATCTGCGTATCGATCAAGTCGGCGTTCCTCGTTCAGTTGCACAGAACATGACTTTCCCAGAATTGGTGACTCCATTCAATATCGATCGCATGCAAGAATTGGTTCGACGCGGTAATTCTCAATATCCAGGCGCAAAATATATCGTACGGGATAACGGTGAGCGTATAGATCTTCGATTCCATCCGAAGTCTAGTGATTTACATCTCCAATGCGGCTACAAAGTAGAACGACATCTTCGTGATGATGATTTGGTGATTTTCAACCGTCAACCCACATTGCATAAGATGAGTATGATGGGTCATCGTGTCAAAGTCTTACCATGGTCAACTTTTCGGATGAACCTTAGCTGTACTTCTCCGTATAACGCTGATTTTGACGGAGACGAAATGAATTTGCACGTTCCACAATCTATGGAGACTCGAGCAGAAATTGAAAACATTCACATCACTCCTAGGCAGATTATCACCCCTCAAGCCAACAAACCCGTTATGGGTATTGTGCAGGATACTTTAACTGCCGTGCGAAAAATGACCAAACGTGATGTTTTTCTTGAGAAAGAACAAATGATGAACTTGCTCATGTTTTTGCCTACGTGGGACGGCAAAATGCCACAACCATGCATTCTTAAACCGAAACCTCTCTGGACCGGTAAACAGATCTTTACACTTATCATCCCCGGTAACGTGAACATGATCCGAACGCATTCAACCCATCCCGACGAGGAAGATGACGGACCTTACAAATGGATTTCGCCGGGAGACACCAAGGTTATGGTCGAACATGGCGAATTGATTATGGGTATTCTGTGTAAGAAAACTCTCGGAACCTCTGCCGGTTCTCTACTGCATATCGTTTTCCTCGAACTGGGACATGAAATTGCTGGTCGCTTCTACGGTAATATTCAAACGGTGGTTAACAACTGGCTGCTACTCGAGGGGCACAGCATCGGTATCGGAGACACCATTGCTGATCCCCAGACCTACGCTGAAATCCAGCGCGCAATCAGGAAAGCCAAAGAAGATGTCATTGGTGTTATTCAGAAAGCCCACAACATGGAACTGGAACCGACACCCGGTAACACTCTAAGGCAGACTTTCGAGAATCAGGTCAACCGTATTCTTAACGATGCTCGTGATAAAACTGGTGGCTCTGCTAAAAAATCGCTCACTGAATACAACAATCTTAAGGCTATGGTGGTATCTGGTTCAAAAGGATCCAACATTAACATTTCTCAG GTTATTGCCTGTGTGGGCCAGCAGAACGTTGAAGGTAAGCGTATCCCGTTCGGATTCCGCAAACGCACCTTGCCGCACTTCATCAAGGACGATTACGGTCCTGAATCGAGAGGATTCGTAGAAAATTCGTATCTTGCTGGTTTGACTCCGACCGAGTTCTATTTCCATGCTATGGGAGGTCGTGAGGGTCTTATCGATACTGCTGTGAAGACTGCCGAAACTGGATACATTCAGCGTCGTCTGATCAAAGCTATGGAGTCTGTTATGGTGCACTACGACGGAACGGTGCGTAATTCAGTAGGGCAGTTAATTCAGCTGCGTTACGGCGAAGACGGGCTCTGTGGAGAAACGGTCGAGTTTCAGAACTTACCCACGATAAAACTGTCAAATAAGGTGTTTGAAAAGCGGTACCGATTTGATCCATCGAACGAGCGAAATCTCAGGAGAATTTTCAACGAGGAAGTGATCAAGGAATTGACTGAGTCGGCTGATGTTATACAAGAAATTGAAGCCGAATACGAACAGTTAATGCGGGACCGGGAAGCGTTACGGCAAATTTTCCCTAATGGAGATTCAAAAGTAGTATTGCCGTGTAACTTACAGCGTATGATCTGGAACGTGCAAAAGATTTTCCACATCAACAAACGAGCACCGACAGATTTGTCACCTTTGAAAGTAATTCAAGGTGTGCGAGAGCTACTGCAGAAGTGTGTCATCGTGGCTGGAACGGATCGGCTGTCTAAGCAAGCGAACGAAAACGCTACGTTGCTGTTTCAATGTTTGGTTCGATCGACGCTATGTACTAAATATGTGGCGGAAGAGTTTCGATTAAATAACGAAGCGTTCGAGTGGTTGATTGGAGAAATCGAGACACGATTCCAACAGGCTCAATGTAATCCAGGTGAAATGGTGGGAGCCTTAGCTGCCCAGTCGCTTGGTGAACCGGCTACGCAGATGACACTGAATACTTTCCATTTTGCCGGTGTGTCATCGAAAAACGTAACACTTGGTGTACCAAGATTGAAGGAAATCATTAATATTTCCAAGAGGCCAAAAGCTCCTTCACTAACCGTTTTCCTAACTGGTGGTGCCGCTCGTGATGCGGAGAAAGCTAAGAACGTACTTTGTCGGTTGGAACATACAACTCTCAGAAAGGTGACAGCCAACACTGCAATTTACTATGATCCTGATCCTCAAAGAACCGTGATTGCTGAAGATCAAGAGTTCGTAAATGTATACTACGAAATGCCGGATTTCGACCCCACTAGGATTTCGCCCTGGTTGTTGCGTATCGAACTGGACCGCAAAAGGATGACTGATAAGAAGCTGACTATGGAACAGATAGCGGAGAAAATTAATGCTGGTTTTGGGGATGATCTTAACTGTATTTTCAATGATGACAATGCCGACAAATTGGTGCTTCGAATTCGAATCATGAACAATGAGGACAATAAGTTCCAGGAGAATGAAGAAGAAAACATGGACAAAATGGAAGACGATATGTTTTTGCGATGTATTGAAGCCAATATGCTTTCGGACATGACTCTACAGGGTATCGAAGCTATTGGTAAAGTGTACATGCATTTACCGCAAACGGACGCCAAGCGAAGGATTGTGATAACACCGGAAGGAGAGTTTAAAGCCATTGGTGAGTGGTTGCTGGAAACTGACGGAACCTCGATGATGAAAGTCTTGAGCGAACGAGATGTAGATCCTGTAAGAACAGCTAGTAACGAtatttgtgaaattttccaagtaCTCGGTATCGAAGCGGTGCGAAAATCCGTAGAGAAAGAAATGAATAACGTGCTGCAGTTTTATGGTCTTTATGTAAACTATCGTCATTTGGCTTTACTGTGCGACGTAATGACAGCAAAGGGTCACTTAATGGCCATCACACGTCACGGTATCAACAGACAAGATACCGGCGCTCTCATGAGATGTTCCTTCGAAGAAACTGTCGACGTGTTGAACGACGCAGCTGTACATGCTGAGGTGGATCCAATGAGAGGTGTTTCGGAGAAtatcattatgggacagttgcCTCGAATGGGTACAGGTTGCTTCGATTTGTTGCTggatgctgaaaaatgtaagcTAGGTATGGAGATTCCGCATACCTCAATAATGGGTGCTACCGGAATGTTCTTCGGACCTGGGGCTACTCCAAGCATGAGTCCTGTAATGACACCTTGGCAGCAATCACAAACTCCTGGTTACGGAGGATGGTCTCCGTCGGGTCCGCCTAGCGGCATGACTCCAGGTGGTCCAAGTTTCTCCCCATCAGCACAGAGCGATGCTTCGGGAATGTCTCCTTCTTGGTCACCAATGCCAGGATCTCCAAGTTCCCCTGGACCGTCAATGTCTCCATACTTCCCATCATCACCAAGTGCATCTCCATCGTATTCTCCGAGCAGCCCAAATTACGCAGCTGCTTCGCCAGGTGGTGCTTCACCGTGCTATTCGCCAACTAGTCCAAGTTATTCTCCGACAAGTCCGAACTATTCTCCCACAAGTCCCCGATACTCACCAACCAGCCCGAACTACAGTCCAACGTCAACGCATTATTCTCCTACATCTCCAAGCTATTCTCCCACATCGCCGCTGTTCTCCCCAACAGCAACCTACGCTCCGTCAAGCCCAGCTTATTCTCCAACGTCACCATCATATTCACCTACAAGCCCGTACTCACCAACGTCGCCCAGCTATTCACCAACATCTCCAGCTTATTCTCCAACCAGCCCTTCCTATTCGCCGTCCAGTACTTCATATTCTCCTACGTCACCGTCCTACTCCCCTACATCACCCAGCTACTCTCCTACTTCGCCCAATTATACTCCAGCCACACCGTCTTATTCGCCGACCAGTCCTAATTATTCACCCAGTTCTCCGCACTATTCCCCAACATCTCCAAGTTATTCCCCATCTTCTCCAAAATATTCCCCGACATCTCCAAGCTACTCCCCAACCTCACCGTCGTACGGTGGCAGTCCACAATACACTCCCACTAGCCCTCAATATTCACCAACGAGTCCGAAATACTCTCCAACATCGCCCAGCTACTCACCAAGTTCTCCTCAGCATTCGCCAGGAAGCAGCAGTAGTAACTACATGGTTAGCTCGCCCACGTACTCGCCCTCGACCGCTCGTTATTCTCCGAACATGTCGTCTTACTCCCCTGGTAGCCAGAAATATTCACCTACCAGCCCGGTGTACACGCCAACCTCGCCACACTATTCTCCCTCCAGTCCGGCTTATTCGCCTACACCTCAGGGTTATAGCCCCTCTAGCCCGGCTAGTCCAACTTATTCGCCGACTAGTCCTTCCTACGAGGAAAGCCCTGAAGATTAA